The following proteins come from a genomic window of Megalops cyprinoides isolate fMegCyp1 chromosome 6, fMegCyp1.pri, whole genome shotgun sequence:
- the ywhaba gene encoding 14-3-3 protein beta/alpha-A: MDKSDLVQKAKLAEQAERYDDMAAAMKAVTEQEQEPSHELSNEERNLLSVAYKNVVGARRSSWRVISSIEQKTEGNEKKQQMAREYREKIEAELQDICNDVLGLLDKYLIANASQAESKVFYLKMKGDYYRYLSEVASGESKKTTVENSQQAYQEAFDISKKEMQPTHPIRLGLALNFSVFYYEILNSPEQACTLAKTAFDEAIAELDTLNEDSYKDSTLIMQLLRDNLTLWTSENQGDEGDAGEGEN; the protein is encoded by the exons ATGGACAAGAGCGACCTGGTACAGAAGGCTAAGCTGGCGGAGCAGGCCGAGCGCTACGACGACATGGCGGCGGCCATGAAGGCGGTGACGGAGCAGGAACAGGAGCCCTCCCACGAGCTGTCCAACGAGGAGCGCAACCTGCTCTCCGTGGCCTACAAGAACGTGGTGGGCGCCCGCAGGTCCTCCTGGCGCGTCATCTCCAGCATCGAGCAGAAGACGGAGGGCAATGAGAAGAAGCAGCAGATGGCGCGCGAGTACCGCGAGAAGATCGAGGCCGAGCTGCAGGACATCTGCAACGACGTGCTG GGGCTTCTTGACAAGTACCTCATTGCCAATGCGAGTCAGGCAGAAAGCAAGGTCTTCtacctgaaaatgaaaggagacTATTACAGATATCTGTCTGAAGTGGCATCTGGAGAGTCCAAGAAGA CCACAGTTGAGAACTCTCAGCAGGCCTACCAGGAGGCTTTTGATATCAGCAAGAAGGAGATGCAGCCGACGCACCCGATCAGACTGGGTCTGGCCCTCAACTTCTCCGTCTTCTACTATGAAATCCTCAACTCCCCTGAGCAGGCCTGCACCTTGGCAAAGACG GCCTTTGATGAAGCAATTGCTGAACTTGATACCTTGAATGAGGATTCTTACAAAGACAGCACCCTGATTATGCAGCTACTAAGGGACAACCTCACC CTGTGGACATCAGAAAACCAGGGCGATGAGGGGGATGCTGGCGAAGGGGAGAACTAA